A window of Sebastes umbrosus isolate fSebUmb1 chromosome 3, fSebUmb1.pri, whole genome shotgun sequence contains these coding sequences:
- the stox2a gene encoding storkhead-box protein 2 isoform X1 produces MEKSLDVAPLSLALVLSQVCREDEEDSPSSSPTTIKLQHHTGYEVFASFKAVNMQHFWNKELTLALSEIFFLGWIDEHVLLLQGQEVHLQVLRNGWTRRTLKPPQGFHIKCIGDVSPISMSPISQSQFIPLGEILCLAISAMNSAHKSVNQEALVEHLTASFPGVPTPSSEVLRHTLNMLVRERKIYPTPEGYFIVTPQTYFITPSLIRTNNKWYHLDDRLQERQPQQSPQQQHQQQQQQQPQQCTSPPSGNVTPSTPGCLRERPPRKNHNDSYNSYREDSSRLHSSKSPKEHRGDSHQSKPPKDHKGGEPPPNTSAKEHRGEPPSYPYPPVPTPPPVQQSPPQEPAEKSKSITSFPYKSDTLTKKKEGSGGGGSGEKQSKRFGLRLFRLSFKKDKMRQLATFSAQFPPEEWPLRDEEVPTTAIPREVEMEIIRRINPDLTVENVARHTAVMKRLEEERTQKNKAGSAQHSARSRRGRGHRRTLHGKSRSHSKPRTSRGDPSEGSNWDLLFMERDYRFFSHSLVRSPREAMYTLERRRSGGATYLVHSNPNITESYCPVTPEWDVSGELAKRRTEMPFPEPSRGTCQSRVQRSHSHNQDRKSRHERSDQAKERSRSMDNSLKGPSLGAPEDFDPTLEERSHYYTDDGTLRATQKSSHYSRIMFSAAKFHSDFNVPDLGKGSLDESRIRSTMERNKSRDSLPSYNELMGLSPKPSTDEYFQCNTSNETILTAPSPQAKSEYDTLTSSGGLRKGSPADRQTPHLTSPHTMEYKEDLSAAKGQNGSVRLTPSQTPEPVQNARLTPHQHNVDPGGGGGSMVIKRKEIFSKDTLFKPPHNALSTGYVDSSYTKSGTLRKASHAKSTEALDNPEPQQPSNSATSSASPAVLQGCLEPTVPSASFDYYNVSDDEEEEEAEEDSHKELATAEDNKDHGEVGGNGGGSGGGGEGTMQWLLEREKDHDLQRKLETNLTLLSPKETENSSSQKSAHSARLDSMDSSSVTVDSGFNSPRTRESLASNTSSIVESNRRQNPALSPGHIGTSGIGLPFSFRAIPEPPTTQPEKLQKSSNCLASITSV; encoded by the exons ATGGAGAAGTCCCTTGACGTCGCTCCGCTCTCTCTGGCTCTGGTGCTGTCTCAAGTCTGcagagaagatgaagaggactccccatcatcatcacccaCCACCATAAAGTTACAGCATCACACCGGCTACGAAGTGTTCGCCAGTTTCAAAGCTGTAAACATGCAGCATTTCTGGAACAAGGAGCTGACACTGGCTCTGTCTGAGATCTTCTTCCTGGGCTGGATAGATGAGCATGTGCTGCTGCTTCAGGGACAAGAAGTTCATCTTCAGGTGCTCAGGAACGGATGGACCAGACGGACCCTCAAACCACCACAGGGCTTTCACATCAAGTGCATAG gtgACGTGTCTCCGATCAGTATGTCACCTATCAGCCAGTCACAGTTCATCCCGCTGGGGGAGATCTTGTGCCTGGCCATCTCTGCTATGAACTCTGCCCACAAGTCTGTCAACCAGGAGGCTCTGGTGGAGCACCTCACTGCCAGCTTCCCAG GCGTGCCTACACCCAGCTCAGAGGTTCTGCGACATACCCTGAACATGCTGGTGCGAGAGAGGAAGATCTACCCAACTCCAGAGGGCTACTTCATTGTCACCCCCCAGACCTACTTTATCACTCCTTCCCTCATCAGAACCAACAACAAGTGGTATCACCTGGATGATCGGCTGCAAGAGCGCCAACCGCAACAGTCACCGCAGCAGCaacatcaacagcagcagcagcagcaacctcAGCAATGCACTTCGCCGCCGTCTGGCAACGTAACACCATCCACACCTGGCTGCCTGAGAGAGAGGCCTCCTCGCAAGAATCACAATGACTCATACAACTCCTATCGCGAAGACTCGTCCAGACTTCACAGTAGTAAGTCACCAAAGGAGCACAGGGGAGATTCTCATCAAAGTAAGCCCCCCAAGGATCACAAGGGCGGGGAACCTCCACCAAACACGTCAGCCAAGGAGCACCGAGGAGAACCGCCGTCATACCCTTATCCCCCTGTTCCCACTCCCCCTCCTGTCCAGCAATCGCCGCCTCAAGAGCCTGCTGAAAAGAGTAAAAGCATCACTTCTTTCCCTTATAAAAGTGACACTCTGAccaaaaagaaagaaggaagtggTGGCGGTGGAAGTGGCGAGAAGCAATCCAAAAGGTTCGGTCTCAGGCTCTTCAGGCTGAGTTTCAAGAAGGACAAAATGAGGCAGCTGGCCACCTTCTCAGCCCAGTTCCCCCCAGAGGAGTGGCCTCTTCGTGACGAGGAAGTGCCAACCACGGCCATTCCCCGcgaggtggagatggagataATCCGCCGAATCAACCCTGACCTAACAGTGGAGAATGTGGCAAGGCACACGGCTGTGATGaagaggctggaggaggagcgtACGCAGAAGAACAAGGCGGGGTCAGCCCAGCACAGTGCACGGAGCAGGAGGGGGAGGGGCCACAGGAGGACCCTACATGGGAAGTCTCGCTCACACAGCAAGCCCCGAACCTCCAGGGGAGACCCGTCTGAGGGTTCAAACTGGGACCTTTTGTTCATGGAAAGGGATTACCGCTTCTTTAGCCACTCGTTAGTTCGCTCGCCTCGGGAGGCCATGTACACCTTGGAGCGCAGGCGAAGTGGAGGTGCAACCTACCTGGTCCATAGCAACCCCAACATTACTGAATCGTACTGCCCTGTTACCCCTGAGTGGGACGTGTCTGGGGAGCTAGCCAAGAGACGGACGGAGATGCCCTTCCCAGAGCCGTCGCGCGGGACGTGCCAGTCCAGAGTGCAAAGAAGTCACAGTCACAATCAGGACAGGAAGTCGCGTCACGAGAGGTCAGATCAAGCTAAGGAACGCTCTCGGTCCATGGACAACTCCCTCAAGGGCCCGTCACTGGGGGCGCCAGAAGACTTTGACCCCACTCTGGAGGAGCGTAGTCATTACTACACGGATGACGGCACCCTGCGCGCCACGCAGAAGTCCTCCCACTACTCAAGGATCATGTTCTCTGCTGCTAAGTTCCACTCTGATTTTAATGTGCCTGATTTGGGGAAAGGGAGTTTGGACGAGTCAAGGATCCGGAGTACGATGGAGAGGAACAAAAGCAGAGACAGCTTGCCATCGTACAATGAGCTAATGGGACTTTCTCCTAAGCCCTCAACAGATGAGTACTTCCAGTGCAATACGTCAAATGAAACAATCCTAACTGCCCCTTCGCCTCAGGCAAAATCAGAATATGACACATTAACCTCATCAGGGGGACTCCGAAAGGGCTCTCCGGCTGACCGCCAAACGCCTCACCTCACTTCTCCTCACACGATGGAGTACAAAGAGGACTTGTCGGCAGCAAAGGGACAGAACGGCTCAGTGCGACTGACGCCAAGCCAGACGCCGGAGCCGGTGCAAAATGCCCGTTTGACGCCACACCAACACAATGTAGATCCCGGTGGGGGAGGAGGCAGTATGGTGATCAAGAGGAAAGAAATCTTCAGCAAGGACACTTTGTTCAAACCTCCACACAATGCCTTGTCCACAGGCTACGTGGACAGCAGCTACACCAAGTCCGGCACATTGCGGAAAGCCTCACATGCCAAATCAACAGAGGCCCTAGACAATCCTGAGCCCCAGCAGCCTTCCAATTCAGCCACTTCCTCAGCGTCACCGGCAGTTTTACAGGGCTGCTTAGAGCCAACAGTCCCCTCCGCCTCCTTTGACTATTATAATGTATCagatgatgaggaagaggaagaggcagaggaggactCGCACAAAGAGTTGGCGACTGCAGAGGACAACAAAGACCACGGGGAAGTGGGTGGTAACGGTGGaggcagtggtggtggtggggagggAACCATGCAGTGGCTCCTGGAGCGGGAGAAGGACCATGATCTGCAGCGGAAACTGGAGACCAACCTGACCTTACTCAGCCCCAAGGAGACGGagaacagcagcagccagaagTCGGCCCACTCTGCCCGTTTGGACAGCATGGACAGCAGCAGTGTCACGGTGGACAGTGGATTCAACTCCCCAAG GACGCGTGAAAGCCTTGCATCCAACACATCCAGCATAGTGGAAAGCAATAGACGGCAGAATCCGGCGCTGAGCCCCGGCCACATCGGCACCAGTGGTATCGGACTGCCATTCAGCTTTCGCGCCATCCCAGAACCCCCCACCACACAGCCTGAGAAACTCCAGAAGTCATCAAACTGCCTGGCCTCCATCACCAGCGTCTGA
- the stox2a gene encoding storkhead-box protein 2 isoform X2, with amino-acid sequence MKKNRSSNLRRAWPSPELTERPLEHNLSRSEKDIRVQKQHLPPPPAPHFSPSPPSYRAPGDVSPISMSPISQSQFIPLGEILCLAISAMNSAHKSVNQEALVEHLTASFPGVPTPSSEVLRHTLNMLVRERKIYPTPEGYFIVTPQTYFITPSLIRTNNKWYHLDDRLQERQPQQSPQQQHQQQQQQQPQQCTSPPSGNVTPSTPGCLRERPPRKNHNDSYNSYREDSSRLHSSKSPKEHRGDSHQSKPPKDHKGGEPPPNTSAKEHRGEPPSYPYPPVPTPPPVQQSPPQEPAEKSKSITSFPYKSDTLTKKKEGSGGGGSGEKQSKRFGLRLFRLSFKKDKMRQLATFSAQFPPEEWPLRDEEVPTTAIPREVEMEIIRRINPDLTVENVARHTAVMKRLEEERTQKNKAGSAQHSARSRRGRGHRRTLHGKSRSHSKPRTSRGDPSEGSNWDLLFMERDYRFFSHSLVRSPREAMYTLERRRSGGATYLVHSNPNITESYCPVTPEWDVSGELAKRRTEMPFPEPSRGTCQSRVQRSHSHNQDRKSRHERSDQAKERSRSMDNSLKGPSLGAPEDFDPTLEERSHYYTDDGTLRATQKSSHYSRIMFSAAKFHSDFNVPDLGKGSLDESRIRSTMERNKSRDSLPSYNELMGLSPKPSTDEYFQCNTSNETILTAPSPQAKSEYDTLTSSGGLRKGSPADRQTPHLTSPHTMEYKEDLSAAKGQNGSVRLTPSQTPEPVQNARLTPHQHNVDPGGGGGSMVIKRKEIFSKDTLFKPPHNALSTGYVDSSYTKSGTLRKASHAKSTEALDNPEPQQPSNSATSSASPAVLQGCLEPTVPSASFDYYNVSDDEEEEEAEEDSHKELATAEDNKDHGEVGGNGGGSGGGGEGTMQWLLEREKDHDLQRKLETNLTLLSPKETENSSSQKSAHSARLDSMDSSSVTVDSGFNSPRTRESLASNTSSIVESNRRQNPALSPGHIGTSGIGLPFSFRAIPEPPTTQPEKLQKSSNCLASITSV; translated from the exons ATGAAGAAGAACCGCAGCAGCAATCTGCGGCGGGCCTGGCCCAGCCCGGAGCTTACCGAACGCCCGCTGGAGCACAATCTCTCCCGTAGTGAGAAAGACATCCGTGTGCAGAAGCAGcatcttcctccccctcctgcTCCTCATTTCTCTCCGTCCCCGCCAAGTTATCGTGCGCCAG gtgACGTGTCTCCGATCAGTATGTCACCTATCAGCCAGTCACAGTTCATCCCGCTGGGGGAGATCTTGTGCCTGGCCATCTCTGCTATGAACTCTGCCCACAAGTCTGTCAACCAGGAGGCTCTGGTGGAGCACCTCACTGCCAGCTTCCCAG GCGTGCCTACACCCAGCTCAGAGGTTCTGCGACATACCCTGAACATGCTGGTGCGAGAGAGGAAGATCTACCCAACTCCAGAGGGCTACTTCATTGTCACCCCCCAGACCTACTTTATCACTCCTTCCCTCATCAGAACCAACAACAAGTGGTATCACCTGGATGATCGGCTGCAAGAGCGCCAACCGCAACAGTCACCGCAGCAGCaacatcaacagcagcagcagcagcaacctcAGCAATGCACTTCGCCGCCGTCTGGCAACGTAACACCATCCACACCTGGCTGCCTGAGAGAGAGGCCTCCTCGCAAGAATCACAATGACTCATACAACTCCTATCGCGAAGACTCGTCCAGACTTCACAGTAGTAAGTCACCAAAGGAGCACAGGGGAGATTCTCATCAAAGTAAGCCCCCCAAGGATCACAAGGGCGGGGAACCTCCACCAAACACGTCAGCCAAGGAGCACCGAGGAGAACCGCCGTCATACCCTTATCCCCCTGTTCCCACTCCCCCTCCTGTCCAGCAATCGCCGCCTCAAGAGCCTGCTGAAAAGAGTAAAAGCATCACTTCTTTCCCTTATAAAAGTGACACTCTGAccaaaaagaaagaaggaagtggTGGCGGTGGAAGTGGCGAGAAGCAATCCAAAAGGTTCGGTCTCAGGCTCTTCAGGCTGAGTTTCAAGAAGGACAAAATGAGGCAGCTGGCCACCTTCTCAGCCCAGTTCCCCCCAGAGGAGTGGCCTCTTCGTGACGAGGAAGTGCCAACCACGGCCATTCCCCGcgaggtggagatggagataATCCGCCGAATCAACCCTGACCTAACAGTGGAGAATGTGGCAAGGCACACGGCTGTGATGaagaggctggaggaggagcgtACGCAGAAGAACAAGGCGGGGTCAGCCCAGCACAGTGCACGGAGCAGGAGGGGGAGGGGCCACAGGAGGACCCTACATGGGAAGTCTCGCTCACACAGCAAGCCCCGAACCTCCAGGGGAGACCCGTCTGAGGGTTCAAACTGGGACCTTTTGTTCATGGAAAGGGATTACCGCTTCTTTAGCCACTCGTTAGTTCGCTCGCCTCGGGAGGCCATGTACACCTTGGAGCGCAGGCGAAGTGGAGGTGCAACCTACCTGGTCCATAGCAACCCCAACATTACTGAATCGTACTGCCCTGTTACCCCTGAGTGGGACGTGTCTGGGGAGCTAGCCAAGAGACGGACGGAGATGCCCTTCCCAGAGCCGTCGCGCGGGACGTGCCAGTCCAGAGTGCAAAGAAGTCACAGTCACAATCAGGACAGGAAGTCGCGTCACGAGAGGTCAGATCAAGCTAAGGAACGCTCTCGGTCCATGGACAACTCCCTCAAGGGCCCGTCACTGGGGGCGCCAGAAGACTTTGACCCCACTCTGGAGGAGCGTAGTCATTACTACACGGATGACGGCACCCTGCGCGCCACGCAGAAGTCCTCCCACTACTCAAGGATCATGTTCTCTGCTGCTAAGTTCCACTCTGATTTTAATGTGCCTGATTTGGGGAAAGGGAGTTTGGACGAGTCAAGGATCCGGAGTACGATGGAGAGGAACAAAAGCAGAGACAGCTTGCCATCGTACAATGAGCTAATGGGACTTTCTCCTAAGCCCTCAACAGATGAGTACTTCCAGTGCAATACGTCAAATGAAACAATCCTAACTGCCCCTTCGCCTCAGGCAAAATCAGAATATGACACATTAACCTCATCAGGGGGACTCCGAAAGGGCTCTCCGGCTGACCGCCAAACGCCTCACCTCACTTCTCCTCACACGATGGAGTACAAAGAGGACTTGTCGGCAGCAAAGGGACAGAACGGCTCAGTGCGACTGACGCCAAGCCAGACGCCGGAGCCGGTGCAAAATGCCCGTTTGACGCCACACCAACACAATGTAGATCCCGGTGGGGGAGGAGGCAGTATGGTGATCAAGAGGAAAGAAATCTTCAGCAAGGACACTTTGTTCAAACCTCCACACAATGCCTTGTCCACAGGCTACGTGGACAGCAGCTACACCAAGTCCGGCACATTGCGGAAAGCCTCACATGCCAAATCAACAGAGGCCCTAGACAATCCTGAGCCCCAGCAGCCTTCCAATTCAGCCACTTCCTCAGCGTCACCGGCAGTTTTACAGGGCTGCTTAGAGCCAACAGTCCCCTCCGCCTCCTTTGACTATTATAATGTATCagatgatgaggaagaggaagaggcagaggaggactCGCACAAAGAGTTGGCGACTGCAGAGGACAACAAAGACCACGGGGAAGTGGGTGGTAACGGTGGaggcagtggtggtggtggggagggAACCATGCAGTGGCTCCTGGAGCGGGAGAAGGACCATGATCTGCAGCGGAAACTGGAGACCAACCTGACCTTACTCAGCCCCAAGGAGACGGagaacagcagcagccagaagTCGGCCCACTCTGCCCGTTTGGACAGCATGGACAGCAGCAGTGTCACGGTGGACAGTGGATTCAACTCCCCAAG GACGCGTGAAAGCCTTGCATCCAACACATCCAGCATAGTGGAAAGCAATAGACGGCAGAATCCGGCGCTGAGCCCCGGCCACATCGGCACCAGTGGTATCGGACTGCCATTCAGCTTTCGCGCCATCCCAGAACCCCCCACCACACAGCCTGAGAAACTCCAGAAGTCATCAAACTGCCTGGCCTCCATCACCAGCGTCTGA